One stretch of Cygnus olor isolate bCygOlo1 chromosome 1, bCygOlo1.pri.v2, whole genome shotgun sequence DNA includes these proteins:
- the ATP5PF gene encoding ATP synthase-coupling factor 6, mitochondrial yields MVLRQLLRVPALLRAAVRVQLRRNVGLSAVAFNRAKELDPVQKLFLDKIREYNTKSKQAGGPVDVGPEFQKDMNESLARLQRMYGEGDLTKFPEFKFEEPNFEETPK; encoded by the exons ATGGTTCTGCGCCAGCTGCTGCGCGTCCCGGCCCTCCTGCGCGCGGCCGTCCGGGTGCAGCTGCGGAGGAACGTGGGGCTCTCGGCTGTGGCCTTCAACAGGGCGAAGGAGCTCGACCCGGTGCAGAAGCTGTTCCTGGACAAGATCCGGGAGTACAACACGAAGAGCAA gcaagcTGGAGGGCCTGTTGATGTAGGCCCTGAGTTCCAGAAAGACATGAACGAATCGCTTGCTAGACTTCAACGGATGTACGGTGAGGGAGATCTAACCAAGTTCCCAGAATTTAAATTTGAGG